The following are encoded together in the Pedobacter steynii genome:
- a CDS encoding polysaccharide biosynthesis/export family protein — MLTKKYLNCLIIFSVFLLSSCSVTKKVPYFQDIDADGRSLFAKTGVFKELTIHTDDILSISIVTIDPATAMPVNQLAGQSVSTNAQLANSGPVSSTSGFLVDKNGEIDISVVGKVKVAGLTTYEARELIKSKASVVYRDPNVQVRYANFKVTVLGEVARPASYVLPNEKVSLLDALGMAGDLTIFGKRENILLIRDIDGKKEFARLDLNSSQVFNSPFYYLKQNDVIYVEPNKGKAASLNQARTQTFAVIGTALSVLIVLFSRL, encoded by the coding sequence ATGTTAACAAAAAAATACCTGAATTGCTTAATTATTTTCTCTGTTTTTCTGTTAAGTTCCTGTTCTGTTACTAAAAAAGTTCCCTATTTCCAGGATATTGATGCAGATGGCAGGTCTTTGTTTGCAAAAACAGGCGTGTTTAAAGAGTTGACGATTCATACTGATGATATTTTGTCGATTTCTATCGTAACTATTGATCCTGCAACTGCTATGCCGGTTAATCAGTTGGCCGGACAGAGTGTGAGTACCAATGCTCAGCTGGCCAATTCTGGTCCTGTTTCTTCAACAAGTGGTTTTCTGGTGGATAAAAATGGAGAGATCGATATTTCTGTAGTTGGAAAGGTGAAAGTAGCCGGATTAACGACATATGAAGCAAGGGAGCTGATTAAAAGTAAAGCATCTGTGGTTTACAGAGACCCCAATGTGCAGGTCCGGTATGCAAATTTCAAAGTTACGGTATTGGGTGAGGTTGCCAGACCTGCTTCCTATGTACTGCCAAACGAAAAGGTAAGTCTTTTAGATGCCCTGGGTATGGCCGGTGACCTGACGATTTTTGGAAAAAGAGAGAATATTCTGCTGATCAGAGATATAGATGGAAAGAAGGAGTTTGCAAGGCTGGACCTGAACTCTTCTCAGGTATTTAATAGTCCCTTTTATTATCTAAAACAAAATGATGTGATCTATGTGGAGCCTAATAAAGGTAAAGCTGCCTCATTGAATCAGGCGAGAACACAAACTTTCGCCGTTATTGGAACTGCACTTTCAGTCTTGATCGTGTTGTTTTCAAGACTTTAA
- a CDS encoding GumC family protein encodes MKNTISEYKTAQEDIEGLDLKQILSRVLANWYWIALSVVICLAFSNLYVRYKTPNYKISARVLVNDEKKGAGLSGGGDLLGDLGGLLGTKSTVDNEAEILKTRYLMEQVVKDMDLNITYYRKGTLKKVELYESPYKIKVVAGADTIRATDVEVSFLKNNQVAVSADGIDTLVALDRSFTIPYVGVVQVIKGPAVPVMEEKYSFNIMSVDSKVIALMDAITVEVKNKQVTIIDLSLTHAIPKKGEDILSKLIEKYVQANLMDKNEVADSTVKFIQNRLAYIGGELGGLEGNIQNFKQENNLADMSEQSKLLVQTTGQYVNDLSKIETQISILKSLQDYLGDEAKNKRVLPSSLVPADLVFNGAVEKYNTLTLERARRLIGVTEANPGIQLMDKEIANARADIESNISTTLDGFIITRNRINDQMRKAEGQVRNVPKVERNYLNLARQQQIKQELYIFLMQKSEETAISKTSNIANSKTIDPPKSEVKPFSPKRMVVYLFGMVAGLVIPLGLMYVKDILNDKVQTKEDVTRITQVPIIGEISHDEGNDNMVVANSSRSAISEQFRALRTNLSFFIKNADEKVILLTSSMSGEGKSFVAINLGQILALTNKKVLLMELDLRKPGLSAKLEVSNPIGFTNYVTNAELTSDDIVKQLKPQENLFLVSSGPIPPNPAELLLSERTKILMAELKQQFDYIIIDAPPVGIVTDAQLLASYADVCMYLVRQNYTLKQQVNIVDDLAKSQKMKGLSIVINDIKATKGYGYGYSYGNYEVNGKEPGFFSKLFKRNK; translated from the coding sequence ATGAAGAACACGATTTCAGAATATAAAACGGCACAAGAAGATATAGAAGGACTGGATTTAAAACAGATCCTGTCGCGGGTACTGGCTAATTGGTATTGGATTGCTTTATCTGTAGTTATCTGTCTGGCATTTTCTAATCTATACGTAAGGTATAAAACACCTAACTATAAAATTTCTGCCAGAGTATTGGTAAATGATGAAAAGAAAGGTGCTGGTTTATCTGGTGGCGGAGATCTTCTGGGAGATTTAGGAGGGCTTTTAGGTACAAAGAGTACGGTTGATAACGAGGCCGAAATCCTAAAAACAAGATACCTGATGGAACAGGTGGTGAAGGATATGGATCTGAACATCACTTATTACAGAAAAGGGACACTGAAAAAGGTAGAACTCTATGAATCTCCGTATAAAATTAAGGTGGTTGCTGGTGCAGATACCATCAGGGCTACGGATGTGGAGGTTAGTTTTTTAAAGAATAATCAGGTTGCTGTAAGTGCGGATGGAATTGATACACTGGTTGCGCTGGACCGCTCTTTTACGATTCCATATGTTGGCGTGGTGCAGGTGATTAAAGGACCTGCTGTTCCGGTAATGGAGGAGAAATATTCTTTTAACATCATGTCTGTGGATTCGAAAGTGATTGCGCTCATGGATGCGATTACGGTGGAGGTTAAAAATAAGCAGGTGACGATTATTGACCTGAGCTTAACTCATGCAATCCCCAAAAAAGGAGAGGACATATTAAGTAAGCTTATTGAAAAATATGTACAGGCCAACCTGATGGATAAAAATGAGGTGGCTGATAGTACGGTTAAGTTTATTCAAAACCGGCTGGCTTATATCGGCGGAGAATTGGGCGGCCTGGAAGGAAATATCCAGAACTTTAAGCAGGAAAATAATCTGGCCGATATGTCTGAGCAATCAAAATTATTGGTGCAAACTACCGGTCAATATGTAAACGACCTCAGTAAAATAGAGACCCAGATCAGCATTCTAAAAAGTTTACAGGATTATTTAGGTGATGAGGCCAAAAATAAAAGGGTATTGCCTAGTTCGCTCGTTCCTGCAGATCTGGTTTTCAATGGGGCAGTAGAGAAATACAACACCCTGACTCTGGAAAGGGCAAGGCGATTGATTGGAGTAACGGAGGCGAATCCGGGAATCCAGTTAATGGATAAAGAGATTGCCAATGCAAGAGCTGATATTGAATCCAATATTTCCACTACGTTGGATGGTTTTATCATTACGAGAAACCGGATCAATGATCAAATGAGAAAGGCTGAGGGGCAGGTGAGGAATGTTCCAAAGGTGGAGCGAAACTATTTAAACCTGGCCAGACAACAACAGATTAAACAGGAGCTTTATATTTTTCTGATGCAGAAAAGTGAAGAGACCGCCATTTCTAAGACGTCTAATATCGCGAACTCAAAAACCATAGACCCCCCCAAGTCTGAAGTGAAGCCTTTTAGCCCGAAAAGAATGGTGGTCTATTTATTTGGAATGGTTGCCGGTCTGGTGATTCCTCTTGGATTGATGTATGTCAAAGATATACTGAATGATAAAGTTCAGACCAAAGAAGATGTGACCAGGATTACCCAGGTTCCTATTATAGGGGAGATCAGTCATGATGAGGGTAATGACAACATGGTGGTGGCAAACAGCTCCAGATCAGCGATATCAGAACAATTTCGGGCATTGCGGACCAATCTTTCTTTTTTCATAAAGAATGCTGATGAGAAAGTGATCTTGCTAACGAGCAGTATGTCCGGAGAAGGAAAATCGTTTGTAGCGATTAATCTGGGACAGATCCTGGCATTGACGAACAAGAAGGTATTGTTAATGGAGCTGGATTTACGCAAACCGGGTCTCTCGGCTAAACTGGAAGTTTCAAACCCGATAGGTTTTACTAATTATGTGACCAATGCGGAATTGACCAGTGATGATATTGTGAAGCAACTGAAACCTCAGGAGAATCTGTTTCTGGTGAGTTCAGGACCGATACCACCAAATCCTGCCGAATTGCTCTTAAGCGAGAGAACAAAAATACTAATGGCAGAACTGAAGCAGCAATTTGATTATATCATTATTGACGCGCCTCCTGTGGGAATTGTTACCGATGCGCAGTTACTGGCTTCTTATGCAGATGTCTGTATGTATCTGGTTAGACAAAATTATACGCTGAAACAGCAGGTGAATATCGTGGATGATTTGGCAAAAAGTCAAAAGATGAAAGGTTTAAGCATTGTGATCAATGACATTAAAGCTACCAAAGGTTATGGCTATGGATACAGTTATGGCAATTATGAAGTGAATGGTAAGGAACCGGGTTTTTTCAGCAAACTGTTTAAACGAAATAAATAA
- a CDS encoding glycosyltransferase: protein MRNILIVTPYMPFPLNSGGRIAQFEFNNELRHHFNMTIAFTMKPEDQKDLEELKKLWKNVNFKPYLITEKTFSDKFGDIIFRFSEFFNRLVGKGVFFFGCKTNLDKLLKLNTTLFRSKSFGFPRGFIDHFRNVLLEDSFEYVQVEFHQLISFAKYIPRSSYRIFVHHEIRFVREKRELELFSFKSGFLKHIYKKNKMFELSALEEYDMVCTLSDVDKLLLEKDIQKPVLVSSPVPIKAGKSAVDFSSVNKLVFLGGEDHFPNKEGVDWFLMNCWMPLKSKYPDLKFSIIGKWHQPTIDSYAGLLDAVSFLGYVEDLNKELANSIFIVPIRIGSGIRMKIIEAVNAGIPFVSTEVGAEGLCFRNGYDCLIGNSPQEFCSAIARILESKDLGQQLLTNARITLSEENSYEKLIDRRLAIYN, encoded by the coding sequence ATGAGGAATATACTGATTGTTACCCCCTATATGCCATTCCCTCTAAATTCTGGTGGAAGAATAGCTCAATTTGAATTCAATAATGAATTGCGTCATCATTTTAATATGACGATTGCCTTTACGATGAAACCCGAAGATCAGAAAGATCTGGAGGAGCTGAAAAAATTATGGAAAAACGTAAACTTTAAACCTTACCTGATTACGGAGAAAACTTTTTCTGATAAGTTCGGAGATATCATATTCCGTTTCTCTGAATTCTTTAACCGTTTGGTTGGTAAAGGCGTTTTTTTCTTTGGTTGTAAGACCAATCTGGATAAATTACTCAAGCTGAATACCACGCTCTTCAGGTCTAAAAGCTTTGGATTTCCAAGGGGATTTATTGACCATTTTAGAAATGTATTACTGGAAGATAGTTTTGAATATGTTCAGGTTGAATTCCATCAGCTGATCTCTTTTGCTAAATATATTCCGCGTAGTTCCTACCGGATTTTTGTTCATCATGAAATCAGGTTCGTCAGAGAAAAGAGGGAGCTGGAACTTTTTAGTTTCAAGTCAGGCTTTCTGAAACACATCTATAAAAAAAATAAGATGTTTGAGCTTTCTGCTCTGGAGGAATATGATATGGTTTGTACCCTGTCTGATGTGGATAAGCTGCTCTTGGAAAAAGATATACAGAAACCAGTTCTGGTGTCTTCTCCGGTTCCGATTAAAGCCGGGAAATCAGCAGTTGATTTTTCATCTGTGAATAAGCTGGTTTTCCTGGGTGGGGAAGATCATTTCCCGAATAAGGAGGGGGTAGACTGGTTTTTGATGAACTGCTGGATGCCTTTGAAATCAAAATACCCTGATCTGAAGTTTTCTATAATTGGTAAATGGCATCAGCCGACTATTGACAGCTATGCCGGATTGTTAGATGCAGTTAGCTTTCTGGGCTATGTAGAGGACCTCAATAAGGAATTAGCTAACAGCATCTTTATCGTGCCCATCCGTATTGGCAGCGGGATCAGAATGAAAATTATCGAAGCCGTTAATGCAGGAATCCCATTCGTTTCTACAGAGGTGGGGGCAGAAGGATTATGTTTTAGAAACGGATATGATTGCTTAATTGGAAATTCTCCACAGGAATTTTGTTCTGCTATTGCCAGAATACTGGAGAGTAAAGATTTGGGCCAACAGTTATTGACGAATGCCCGGATTACCTTAAGCGAAGAGAACTCTTATGAGAAATTAATTGACCGAAGGCTGGCCATTTACAACTAA
- a CDS encoding nitroreductase family protein, translating to MKSILKKIVPKSAKRFYRSKQTQLSIIKDYVYDYRKFNRESASFKLKNKEMMQAYIIKEYHAVEKGLALLEPRPGFGAERISALADVVEEYLNNYGMDSVTSITAFTLREYLNFDAPYQKIPEYLSRKLEKLLKRCDESAQIKTGGTKIIPRTEITETLNFDYAGFFKSRHSVRDFSEEPVATQLILNAIDTARYTPSVCNRQAWKVYVIEHSNLELKKRLLNVQNGNRGFGEHISSLIVITGKLSSFFAYERNQVFIDGGMFAMSIVLALHAEGLGVCCLNTSYAVKQYEAFKASMEMDSDCVPIMFLAVGNLKDDFKVAISERKPLADIVEVR from the coding sequence ATGAAAAGTATCCTAAAAAAGATCGTTCCGAAATCTGCTAAAAGGTTCTATCGGTCGAAGCAAACACAGTTGTCGATTATCAAGGATTACGTGTACGATTACCGGAAGTTCAATAGAGAATCGGCCTCTTTTAAATTGAAAAATAAAGAGATGATGCAGGCGTATATCATCAAGGAATACCATGCCGTAGAAAAAGGGCTGGCCTTGCTGGAGCCCCGTCCCGGATTTGGTGCAGAGCGGATTTCTGCTTTGGCTGATGTAGTGGAAGAGTATCTGAATAACTATGGAATGGATTCAGTGACTTCTATCACTGCATTTACATTGAGGGAGTACCTGAATTTTGATGCCCCTTATCAAAAGATTCCTGAGTACTTATCAAGGAAGCTGGAAAAATTGCTGAAGCGGTGTGACGAGTCTGCTCAGATCAAAACCGGAGGGACTAAAATTATTCCAAGAACTGAAATTACAGAAACCCTGAATTTTGATTACGCTGGCTTTTTTAAATCCAGGCATAGTGTGCGGGATTTTTCGGAAGAACCGGTGGCTACTCAGCTGATTTTAAATGCGATTGATACTGCGAGATATACCCCTTCCGTGTGTAACCGGCAGGCCTGGAAAGTTTATGTGATTGAACATTCAAATCTGGAACTGAAGAAAAGACTGCTCAATGTTCAAAATGGCAACAGGGGATTTGGGGAACACATCAGTTCCTTAATTGTCATCACTGGAAAGCTATCTTCTTTCTTTGCCTATGAACGAAACCAGGTATTTATCGATGGAGGAATGTTTGCCATGTCTATTGTGCTGGCGCTTCATGCAGAAGGGTTGGGGGTATGCTGTCTGAATACCAGTTATGCCGTGAAACAATATGAAGCCTTTAAGGCATCAATGGAGATGGATAGTGACTGTGTGCCGATCATGTTTTTGGCGGTAGGGAACTTGAAAGATGATTTTAAAGTTGCGATTTCTGAGCGTAAGCCGCTGGCTGATATTGTTGAAGTAAGGTAA
- a CDS encoding polysaccharide pyruvyl transferase family protein — MMNNFKQLFKGLYVEFFWSVALFCSFFIKAKKNANKILVLPAANLNGGFGEDIMITSFMNNFANGTPVCILNGFKIIREDYKKINKNIEFIDGFNDKVNFLKLLLLIKNCSLVYVIGADIMDGTYRVHNSINRLRVIELAHRIGVKAQISGFSVSKNILPVVKAKFIKVAKDVRLKIRDVESYTRMKDFIDTDRLILTNDIAFICPDVPNSYESKIYDDYQAWVSTAKANGKTIIGVCPNAIQAKKIGFENYLSGFKKLLEGFLEVGNYAFVFLYHDIRPICDEASDSTISKILNEYFKAKSVDCFYTDQIKNGVELKGYVAQVDFTITGRMHLGISGLTFSKPMFGVSYANKFEGMVKLFDVDPNTCLIDYDKLSESKEKILLFTKNFAAIEDSVKKNIQKVKLETSNNYTHG, encoded by the coding sequence ATGATGAACAATTTTAAGCAGCTATTTAAGGGGTTATATGTTGAATTTTTCTGGTCTGTGGCCCTTTTCTGTTCTTTTTTTATAAAAGCTAAAAAGAATGCGAATAAAATTTTAGTGTTGCCGGCTGCTAACCTGAACGGTGGTTTTGGAGAAGATATCATGATTACCAGTTTCATGAATAATTTCGCAAATGGTACTCCGGTTTGTATCCTGAATGGATTTAAGATCATTCGTGAAGATTATAAGAAGATCAATAAGAATATAGAGTTTATTGATGGTTTTAACGATAAAGTGAATTTTCTAAAACTGTTGTTGCTGATTAAAAACTGTTCGCTGGTTTATGTGATTGGCGCAGACATTATGGACGGAACCTACCGTGTTCATAATTCCATCAATAGGTTGCGGGTAATTGAGCTGGCACATCGTATTGGGGTAAAAGCGCAGATTTCCGGATTTAGTGTAAGCAAAAATATACTTCCAGTTGTAAAGGCAAAATTCATTAAGGTAGCTAAAGATGTGAGGTTGAAAATCAGAGATGTGGAATCCTATACCAGGATGAAAGATTTTATTGATACTGACCGGTTGATCTTAACGAATGACATCGCTTTTATCTGCCCTGATGTGCCTAATAGTTATGAGAGTAAAATTTATGATGATTATCAGGCATGGGTGAGCACTGCGAAGGCGAATGGAAAAACAATAATAGGGGTTTGTCCGAATGCCATTCAGGCTAAAAAAATTGGTTTTGAAAACTACTTGTCGGGCTTTAAAAAGTTGCTGGAAGGCTTTTTAGAAGTAGGAAATTATGCTTTTGTATTCCTATATCATGACATCAGGCCGATTTGTGATGAGGCGAGCGATAGTACCATCAGTAAGATTTTGAACGAATACTTTAAGGCTAAGTCTGTCGACTGCTTCTATACTGATCAGATCAAAAATGGAGTAGAGCTTAAAGGTTATGTTGCACAGGTTGATTTTACCATTACCGGAAGGATGCATTTAGGAATCTCCGGGCTGACTTTTTCTAAGCCGATGTTTGGTGTTTCTTATGCCAACAAGTTTGAGGGAATGGTCAAATTATTTGATGTGGATCCGAATACCTGCCTGATAGATTATGATAAGCTGAGTGAATCAAAAGAGAAGATTCTGCTCTTTACTAAAAACTTTGCAGCTATCGAGGACAGTGTTAAAAAGAATATACAGAAGGTTAAACTAGAAACAAGTAACAATTATACCCATGGGTAA
- a CDS encoding O-antigen ligase family protein has product MGKGILLFIIISIYLLRTVILKTKKKDTKYLWVSFFIFCIPFEFGKALNTPKLNDIAGTVQPIYIISLCIGLIVAVLPYAKRRFINYSFKLNNWINGFCVLLIVSFLNPYNTFYTGTWVLAIFFLSNILLFKLLSSFLDESDVVNGLFDGLKWLAYTQFFLAICFPVLGISAVTRLFHESAEIWATRLDTRSGAVGFFNHPGRLALFMVIASSFFLATYLYNFKRKASAICLGICILTLFLTYSRTSYLALIITLFSCYYIDKNAQKNIFSIANILKFVVPTVLVLVYLIVYSPLSALFLQSDSSDQYDNRMVHWLMAFNIFEASPVIGVGLNAHLSYISQHLGIVSQVTMDDFFSVNPIHNIHLIVLSEIGIVGILIWVYFLFGNIFKAKKEIKEGRNEVLSLTLVGLFVAYIIYGLTGWAPFSTAILPIFLFITFFSIKYRNQ; this is encoded by the coding sequence ATGGGTAAAGGGATTCTATTATTTATTATAATCTCGATTTATCTGCTTAGAACGGTTATCCTTAAGACGAAAAAAAAGGATACGAAATACTTATGGGTCAGCTTTTTTATATTCTGTATTCCATTTGAATTTGGAAAAGCTTTAAATACCCCAAAGCTAAATGATATTGCGGGGACTGTACAGCCGATCTATATCATTTCGCTATGTATCGGGTTAATTGTTGCAGTACTGCCTTATGCGAAACGGAGGTTTATAAATTATTCCTTTAAACTCAATAACTGGATCAACGGATTTTGTGTCTTGCTGATCGTTTCTTTCCTGAATCCATACAATACTTTTTATACCGGAACCTGGGTGCTGGCCATTTTTTTTCTGTCGAATATTCTTTTATTTAAGCTGCTGAGTAGCTTTCTGGATGAGTCTGATGTGGTTAATGGCCTTTTTGATGGATTGAAATGGCTGGCCTATACTCAGTTTTTTCTGGCCATTTGTTTTCCTGTTCTGGGTATCTCTGCGGTAACCAGGCTATTTCATGAATCTGCAGAAATCTGGGCAACCAGACTGGACACCAGAAGCGGAGCGGTTGGCTTTTTTAATCACCCGGGGCGGTTAGCCTTATTTATGGTGATCGCTTCCTCCTTTTTTCTTGCTACCTATTTGTATAATTTCAAAAGAAAGGCAAGTGCAATATGTTTGGGAATTTGTATCCTGACACTTTTTCTGACTTATTCGAGGACCTCGTATCTGGCTTTAATCATTACGCTGTTCTCTTGTTATTATATTGATAAGAACGCACAGAAAAATATCTTTTCAATTGCTAATATTTTAAAATTTGTCGTGCCTACAGTGTTGGTGTTGGTGTATCTGATTGTGTATTCTCCTTTGAGTGCTTTGTTTCTTCAGAGTGACTCTTCGGATCAGTACGATAACAGGATGGTGCACTGGCTGATGGCCTTTAATATATTTGAGGCTTCACCTGTGATCGGGGTGGGCTTGAATGCACACCTTTCCTATATCTCACAACACCTGGGTATTGTAAGCCAGGTAACTATGGACGACTTCTTTTCGGTCAATCCAATACATAACATTCATTTGATTGTCTTAAGTGAAATTGGGATCGTCGGAATTCTTATATGGGTCTATTTTTTATTTGGTAACATATTTAAAGCAAAAAAAGAAATTAAGGAGGGGCGTAATGAGGTGCTCTCTCTTACATTAGTCGGGCTCTTTGTAGCTTACATTATTTACGGTCTAACAGGTTGGGCTCCTTTCTCAACAGCCATTTTGCCAATATTTCTTTTTATAACTTTTTTTTCAATTAAATACAGAAACCAATGA
- a CDS encoding MATE family efflux transporter: MKSANKVVINTGILYARMLITMGISLYSTRLVLNALGSVDYGVFNLVAGVIAMLSFLNTAMATSTQRFLSFYQGKNDLKMQKRVFSNSLLLHIGIGLLMVVVLEISGLFLFNGFLNIPAERIEVARLIYHFMSVTVFFTIVSVPFTGSLVAHENMLWVAIVNVVETLLKLGIAYILYVVAQDKLSVYGLLTAGISIASFLLYAVYCFGKYEDCTVEGIFSVDKDMMKELTSFAGWNLFGSLCALGRAQGLAILLNVFFGTVVNAAYAIANQVAAQLNFFSLTLLRAINPQIMKSEGAENREKMLRLSMIGSKFGFFLLAFAAVPCIFEMNAILHLWLNKVPEYTAAFCSLMLCATLINQLTIGLQSAVQATGKVKLYQAVVGSVLLLALPLAYLLLKLGYPVYTVFIGYCFIELIACTLRLFFLRNIAGLSISLYFSNVIFKVIVPLCLLILTCYLSVTYIHFGWRFLFTGVAGVSVFIMSIYLFGLCDDEKEIIHKITNQLVSKLNPKKQFNHV, encoded by the coding sequence ATGAAATCAGCAAATAAGGTGGTTATCAACACGGGCATATTGTATGCCCGGATGTTAATAACAATGGGGATTTCTTTATATTCCACAAGGCTGGTATTAAATGCATTGGGCTCGGTTGATTATGGGGTTTTTAACCTGGTGGCGGGAGTGATTGCGATGTTATCTTTTCTAAATACAGCGATGGCTACCTCTACCCAAAGGTTTTTGTCTTTCTATCAGGGGAAGAATGATCTGAAAATGCAAAAACGGGTGTTTTCGAACAGCTTGCTCTTACATATTGGTATTGGTTTATTGATGGTCGTTGTGCTGGAGATTTCAGGGCTTTTTCTTTTTAATGGTTTTTTAAATATTCCTGCAGAGCGGATCGAAGTGGCCAGACTGATCTATCATTTTATGTCGGTTACAGTATTTTTTACGATTGTATCGGTTCCTTTTACGGGTTCGCTGGTTGCGCATGAAAATATGTTATGGGTAGCCATTGTGAATGTGGTGGAGACACTGTTGAAATTAGGAATTGCTTATATACTCTATGTTGTGGCTCAGGATAAATTGTCTGTTTATGGCTTATTAACGGCAGGAATCAGTATCGCGAGTTTTTTACTTTATGCGGTATACTGTTTTGGGAAATATGAAGACTGTACGGTGGAGGGAATCTTTTCTGTAGATAAAGATATGATGAAAGAGCTGACTTCTTTTGCAGGATGGAACTTGTTTGGTTCTTTATGCGCACTGGGAAGAGCACAGGGTTTAGCGATTTTGCTGAATGTCTTTTTTGGAACTGTAGTTAATGCGGCCTATGCAATTGCGAATCAGGTGGCAGCTCAGTTAAACTTTTTTTCTTTGACCCTGTTAAGGGCAATCAATCCACAGATCATGAAGAGTGAGGGTGCTGAGAATCGGGAAAAGATGCTCAGGCTGTCTATGATTGGCAGTAAATTTGGCTTCTTCCTGCTTGCCTTTGCGGCGGTTCCATGCATTTTTGAGATGAATGCAATCCTTCATCTATGGCTGAATAAGGTGCCGGAATATACAGCGGCTTTTTGCTCCCTGATGTTGTGTGCCACGTTAATTAACCAGTTAACCATCGGCTTACAGTCGGCGGTGCAGGCCACGGGAAAGGTAAAGCTTTATCAGGCGGTAGTGGGTTCTGTGTTATTGCTGGCCTTGCCGCTCGCTTATCTATTGTTAAAATTAGGGTATCCGGTTTATACCGTATTTATAGGTTATTGTTTTATAGAATTGATCGCGTGTACATTGCGGTTGTTTTTTTTAAGAAATATAGCAGGTCTCTCGATCTCCTTATATTTTTCTAATGTGATTTTCAAAGTGATTGTTCCACTTTGCCTGCTGATTCTGACTTGCTATCTGAGTGTGACTTATATTCATTTTGGATGGAGGTTTCTCTTTACCGGAGTTGCTGGCGTATCTGTATTCATCATGAGTATTTATCTCTTTGGCTTGTGTGATGACGAGAAAGAAATCATTCATAAAATAACGAATCAGCTGGTCAGTAAGCTGAATCCAAAAAAACAATTTAATCACGTATAG
- a CDS encoding glycosyltransferase — translation MKPLTKTTASSKPKLIVLVVLYKKKISESPTISHLLLQNRALFEVELVIWDNSPEPSPEQEVSGLAGEFDKFQYISSPENVWLSKLYNQVLRSNTYDYALLLDQDSEFPEFYFDKLKIAILGFPHISLFLPIVMNNRKVVSPGSFVYFKGKHWEKIKTGLISSKNVLAITSGMVISVKVFLAHQMEFDERLNLYGIDTSFMLRFSKFEKQLYVLRIKFDHDTVLWSNPSADVMLSRFRNLKATWPKILSDRPVALVLAYFYSKAVSLKMALKYHDMRFLK, via the coding sequence ATGAAACCTTTAACGAAAACTACCGCATCATCAAAACCGAAATTAATTGTTCTGGTGGTCCTTTATAAAAAGAAGATCTCGGAATCTCCTACAATCAGCCACTTGCTTTTGCAAAACAGAGCCTTGTTTGAGGTGGAGCTGGTGATTTGGGATAACAGTCCGGAGCCTTCTCCGGAACAGGAGGTGTCGGGTTTAGCGGGTGAGTTTGATAAATTTCAGTACATCTCCAGTCCTGAAAATGTATGGTTGTCGAAGTTATACAACCAGGTGCTGCGTTCGAACACTTATGATTATGCCTTATTGCTGGATCAGGACAGCGAGTTTCCTGAGTTTTATTTTGATAAATTAAAGATTGCGATTCTGGGCTTTCCTCATATTTCTCTTTTTCTTCCTATTGTGATGAACAACAGAAAAGTGGTGAGCCCGGGGTCCTTCGTTTATTTTAAGGGTAAACATTGGGAAAAGATAAAAACCGGACTCATCAGTTCTAAAAATGTACTGGCCATTACCAGCGGTATGGTCATTTCTGTTAAGGTCTTTCTCGCGCATCAGATGGAATTTGATGAGCGCCTGAACCTGTATGGAATTGATACTAGTTTTATGTTAAGGTTTTCAAAATTTGAAAAACAGCTCTATGTGCTTCGGATAAAGTTTGATCATGATACGGTGTTGTGGTCGAATCCTTCGGCCGATGTGATGTTAAGCAGGTTCAGAAACCTGAAGGCTACCTGGCCAAAAATTTTATCGGACAGGCCGGTCGCCCTGGTGCTGGCTTATTTTTATAGCAAGGCCGTTTCTCTGAAAATGGCGTTAAAATATCATGATATGAGGTTCCTGAAGTAA